The Planococcus donghaensis genome contains a region encoding:
- the csaB gene encoding polysaccharide pyruvyl transferase CsaB yields the protein MRVVLSGYYGFDNVGDEAILYAIIHSLKEYHPNIEIVVLSNKPEKTAETYRVLAVNRWSLKEVRAAIKSSDGLISGGGSLLQDKTGRKSIPYYAGVMKIAQQLKKPVFVYAQGMGPIDSKINQMIVKHVLNSVEILTVRDQQSEQLLKKIGITRPIQLVPDPVMGIDARSFQSSWLSQQAFQGKIITVSVRDWENDEFAFQEIARGLDQLAAKGREIVFVPMHGKQDFKTSQKVAEMMENSAHIAPHDSTIQEKMAIIKESDVLFGMRLHALIFAAVGYTPFVALSYDPKIDSFAGIVNQPVLGHVESKDWNATGLVQAIEKILSNYPDELEKVRKEVKPLQIRANDTAHAVIDSIKLSAAATLSQS from the coding sequence GTGAGAGTTGTTTTATCTGGATATTATGGTTTTGACAACGTGGGAGATGAAGCAATTCTCTACGCCATTATCCATTCGTTAAAAGAGTACCATCCTAATATCGAGATTGTTGTGTTATCCAATAAGCCAGAAAAAACAGCCGAAACGTATCGCGTTCTTGCAGTGAACCGTTGGAGTTTGAAAGAAGTTCGCGCGGCGATCAAGTCTTCAGATGGATTGATCAGTGGCGGCGGCAGTCTTCTGCAAGATAAAACCGGGCGCAAAAGTATTCCTTACTATGCCGGCGTTATGAAAATTGCTCAGCAATTGAAAAAGCCTGTATTCGTTTACGCACAAGGAATGGGTCCTATCGACAGTAAGATCAATCAAATGATCGTCAAGCATGTCTTGAATTCAGTAGAGATATTGACGGTCCGGGATCAACAATCTGAACAATTGTTGAAGAAGATAGGCATTACCCGACCGATTCAGTTAGTCCCAGATCCAGTGATGGGAATTGATGCGAGAAGTTTTCAGAGTAGCTGGCTTTCTCAGCAAGCTTTTCAAGGGAAAATCATAACGGTCTCGGTTCGTGATTGGGAGAATGATGAATTTGCTTTTCAAGAAATTGCACGAGGGCTCGATCAACTCGCTGCGAAAGGAAGAGAAATCGTCTTTGTTCCCATGCACGGAAAGCAAGATTTCAAAACGTCTCAAAAAGTAGCTGAAATGATGGAAAACAGTGCACATATCGCGCCACACGATAGCACCATTCAAGAAAAAATGGCCATCATTAAAGAATCAGACGTGCTGTTTGGCATGCGTTTGCATGCACTAATTTTTGCGGCTGTTGGATATACGCCATTTGTCGCGTTGTCTTACGATCCGAAAATCGATTCGTTTGCGGGTATTGTCAATCAGCCGGTTCTTGGTCATGTTGAGTCAAAAGATTGGAACGCGACCGGCTTAGTGCAAGCCATAGAAAAGATTCTTTCAAATTATCCGGATGAGCTTGAAAAAGTAAGAAAAGAAGTCAAGCCTCTTCAAATACGTGCAAACGACACAGCACATGCAGTCATTGATTCGATTAAATTATCAGCTGCGGCAACCTTATCACAAAGTTAA
- a CDS encoding FAD-dependent oxidoreductase has translation MKKAIMLLAVLAILSIGAVLVVNAFTGEEAESSNAYDVAVLSGEPEGIAAALSSARNGMRTVLIVGEEDIGGLMTSGMLNFLDVSSDQKGNPANTGIFQEWHKKVGGNIGFDIGEARAAFLEMMEKEKNLTLLEGAELSDVVKDGKALTAVEITNRSGEKQTIQAKRFIDSSKDADLAVAAGAPYFIGGRDIGMEDKKMAVTLMFHFSNINWDQVIQAADEGVFGGGGINGNVAWGFSELHDAYTPHFPELTRLRGLNIVRENDGSVIINALQIFGVDGLDESEKQKAIEIGKTETQYILAYLKENFPGFEDAEIASYPEQLYVRETVHVQSEYQLPLSDVWENKDHWDRIGFGAYPVDVQATSPNDYGYVYGKPVQYAIPYRSLVPLEVENLLVASKASGYSSLAAASARVLPAGMTAGQAAGAAAAISIDEEKSYRDMAADQQLIEQLQAKLKIQGANLYAFEESFPYEGEWFYPGIRTLLNYGLVVGGYENQLPVEKTMKEISFANILSNGVQRITNAEAEALQENLDVFRSTITEEQELTRNKAAQMVLALHGEEIEEQVAWEALADRNLTDDVISGKLDENKSLTGAEAYYLAGLVLEDIQ, from the coding sequence ATGAAAAAAGCAATAATGTTACTCGCTGTACTTGCGATCCTCAGTATAGGAGCGGTGCTTGTCGTAAACGCTTTTACGGGAGAAGAGGCCGAATCATCGAATGCATATGATGTTGCAGTATTAAGCGGTGAACCAGAAGGCATTGCTGCAGCTCTTTCCTCAGCGCGCAACGGCATGCGTACGGTATTAATCGTTGGCGAAGAAGACATTGGCGGATTAATGACTTCGGGCATGTTGAATTTTTTAGATGTAAGCTCGGATCAAAAAGGTAATCCGGCAAACACAGGGATTTTCCAAGAGTGGCATAAAAAAGTAGGCGGAAACATTGGCTTTGATATTGGTGAAGCTCGAGCTGCTTTTTTAGAAATGATGGAAAAAGAAAAGAATTTAACTTTACTTGAAGGCGCCGAACTATCCGATGTTGTTAAAGATGGAAAAGCGTTAACGGCAGTTGAAATCACAAATCGTTCAGGTGAAAAACAAACCATTCAAGCAAAACGATTTATCGATAGCTCAAAAGATGCCGATTTGGCCGTTGCGGCCGGAGCTCCCTATTTTATCGGTGGACGTGATATCGGAATGGAAGATAAAAAGATGGCTGTTACGTTAATGTTCCATTTTAGCAATATTAATTGGGATCAAGTCATCCAAGCTGCTGACGAAGGTGTTTTCGGAGGTGGCGGGATTAATGGCAATGTGGCATGGGGCTTTAGCGAGTTACACGATGCCTATACACCCCACTTTCCGGAACTAACGCGTTTACGTGGGTTGAATATTGTGCGAGAAAACGATGGCAGTGTCATCATTAACGCACTTCAAATTTTTGGTGTTGATGGGTTAGATGAAAGCGAAAAACAAAAAGCCATTGAAATTGGAAAAACAGAAACCCAATACATACTTGCATACTTAAAAGAAAACTTCCCAGGATTTGAAGACGCTGAAATTGCCAGTTACCCAGAGCAGCTATATGTGCGAGAAACGGTTCACGTTCAATCTGAGTACCAATTGCCATTAAGCGATGTGTGGGAAAACAAAGACCATTGGGACAGAATCGGTTTTGGCGCGTATCCAGTAGATGTTCAAGCAACATCACCAAACGACTATGGTTATGTATACGGAAAACCCGTTCAATACGCAATTCCTTACCGTTCGCTCGTCCCATTAGAAGTAGAAAATTTGCTGGTGGCCAGCAAAGCTTCAGGTTATAGTTCGTTAGCTGCTGCAAGTGCGCGCGTGTTACCAGCCGGTATGACAGCAGGCCAAGCAGCAGGAGCTGCCGCTGCCATTTCGATAGATGAAGAAAAGAGCTACCGCGACATGGCAGCTGACCAACAGTTGATCGAACAATTGCAAGCCAAGCTGAAAATTCAAGGAGCAAACCTGTACGCCTTTGAAGAATCGTTTCCTTATGAAGGCGAGTGGTTTTACCCAGGCATCCGTACGTTGCTAAATTACGGCTTGGTTGTTGGAGGTTACGAAAACCAGTTGCCTGTTGAAAAAACGATGAAAGAAATTTCGTTTGCCAATATTTTGAGCAACGGTGTTCAACGCATCACCAATGCAGAGGCAGAAGCGTTACAAGAAAATCTCGATGTGTTCCGCTCAACGATTACAGAAGAACAAGAATTGACGAGAAACAAAGCGGCACAAATGGTTCTTGCCCTGCACGGGGAAGAAATAGAAGAACAAGTTGCATGGGAAGCTTTAGCAGACCGCAATTTAACAGATGATGTGATTTCTGGAAAATTGGATGAAAACAAAAGCTTAACAGGGGCTGAAGCGTATTATTTAGCAGGTTTGGTATTAGAAGATATTCAATAA
- a CDS encoding DUF5693 family protein, with product MKKVLIGILLAALLLTIPTVVQRLQIEEANKSIETIVPYKTTSNWMIEDPELTFDEILADFKNAGVQSISLEPDTVSSLERKRLITAVSSSRMQEYLLLTQQDRLEEPFTKPGLFIHSNDSYDFEKVIEGYFEEQHTFTLNDDEYLFIPGSADTILSTPISYDREVIKAVLDTEMMVIPRIGNYTEEAQLERVKDDLLAIKQDGVDKVLFSGKEVPFSSDPVGLKKFGEQINSAGYELISIEFNPLDGLNQLAYLNDLNLVRLHSLGVTEDNITESAQKVVRAAKERNLRAFFLNLDQKKYEQALPVLQNLQAEIDLDLPASFARGDSRTFEAYSVPLWQTAMALLGVIAFLTLVAQSIFQNKKLTLLALSGVALLALLYLVLQQSIILKALALAVALAAPIWAVLLKKEPEKKGYLVKSYAKAVGISAIGIWLIVVLLSGNQYILGIDLFRGVSLIYIVPIIFVAAYAIWMNINLLSKTEVGYWRTLIESILKASVIYWHIIVVAIVSIIALYYFSRTGNEGQAPEIELQIRALLEQILYVRPRTKEFLIGFPFFVLALHIAKSYPKGYYFLLIPGVIGFLSLVNTFTHLHIPLLISLLRSGYSIVFGFIIGLVLVWLYENVWKKIVTIIRVRWQA from the coding sequence GTGAAAAAAGTATTAATCGGAATCCTCCTGGCCGCATTGCTATTGACCATTCCAACAGTTGTTCAACGTTTACAAATAGAAGAAGCAAATAAAAGCATCGAAACCATCGTTCCATATAAAACCACATCAAATTGGATGATTGAAGATCCAGAGCTTACATTTGATGAAATTTTAGCGGACTTTAAAAACGCAGGTGTTCAAAGTATCAGCTTAGAACCAGATACGGTCAGTTCTCTTGAACGAAAAAGACTGATTACAGCAGTAAGTTCTTCTCGTATGCAGGAATATCTTCTGCTGACGCAACAAGATCGATTAGAAGAACCTTTTACCAAGCCTGGTTTATTTATTCATTCAAACGATTCGTATGATTTTGAAAAAGTTATAGAAGGCTATTTTGAAGAACAACATACCTTTACCTTAAATGACGATGAATATTTGTTTATTCCGGGGAGTGCCGATACAATCCTGTCAACTCCGATCTCTTATGATCGAGAAGTGATTAAAGCTGTTTTAGATACTGAGATGATGGTAATTCCGCGGATCGGCAATTATACTGAGGAAGCTCAACTTGAACGAGTAAAAGACGATTTACTCGCTATAAAGCAAGATGGTGTCGACAAAGTATTATTCAGTGGTAAAGAAGTTCCGTTTTCTTCGGATCCAGTTGGGTTGAAAAAATTTGGCGAACAAATAAATTCAGCTGGCTATGAGTTAATAAGCATTGAATTTAATCCTTTAGATGGACTCAATCAACTGGCCTATTTGAATGATTTAAATCTCGTACGCCTTCACAGTCTTGGTGTTACAGAAGACAATATTACAGAAAGCGCACAAAAAGTTGTGCGCGCTGCAAAAGAGCGTAATTTGCGTGCGTTTTTTCTAAACTTAGATCAGAAGAAATACGAACAAGCATTGCCGGTATTGCAAAACTTACAAGCAGAAATAGACCTAGATTTGCCAGCGAGCTTTGCGCGTGGAGATTCACGGACATTTGAAGCTTATAGCGTTCCATTATGGCAAACCGCGATGGCATTGCTTGGTGTAATAGCGTTTTTGACATTAGTAGCTCAATCAATCTTCCAAAACAAAAAACTAACGCTCTTGGCGTTAAGCGGAGTTGCCTTGCTTGCTCTGTTGTATTTGGTTCTTCAACAAAGCATTATTTTAAAAGCACTAGCATTAGCTGTTGCTCTTGCAGCGCCTATCTGGGCGGTATTATTGAAAAAAGAGCCAGAGAAAAAAGGCTATTTGGTAAAATCTTATGCAAAAGCAGTCGGTATATCTGCGATTGGTATTTGGTTGATTGTCGTTTTGTTAAGCGGCAATCAATATATACTTGGAATAGATTTGTTTAGAGGGGTATCATTAATTTATATCGTACCAATTATTTTTGTTGCAGCTTATGCAATTTGGATGAATATTAACTTACTATCAAAAACCGAGGTGGGTTATTGGCGTACTCTAATTGAGTCTATATTAAAAGCTAGTGTCATTTATTGGCATATTATAGTTGTTGCGATAGTTAGTATCATCGCTTTATACTATTTTAGTCGGACCGGTAACGAGGGACAGGCTCCAGAAATTGAACTTCAAATTCGTGCATTATTAGAACAAATTTTATACGTCAGACCGAGAACAAAAGAGTTTCTTATTGGATTCCCATTCTTTGTCTTGGCGCTTCACATAGCCAAATCATATCCAAAAGGGTATTACTTCTTGCTCATTCCAGGAGTTATAGGCTTCTTATCGTTAGTGAATACATTTACTCATCTTCATATACCACTATTGATTTCATTACTTAGAAGTGGTTATAGTATAGTGTTCGGATTTATAATCGGACTTGTGTTGGTTTGGCTATATGAAAATGTGTGGAAAAAAATAGTGACAATTATAAGAGTGAGGTGGCAAGCGTGA
- a CDS encoding LTA synthase family protein: MKNSFLLNLSKSHFFIFTGIIFLKALFLRYLLFQEVELTQTIVLELSYILIFTSLFELAKPSWKPTLYFILNTIFSILFLAVILYYSFFGRIVTYFALFQLGQVGTINESVSALLEPIYLLFFLDLVFLLVLLVFKKYPLPALQLNRKIILAVLLVLGVGVSAVNFNLHKDEAISNNVIAAQEKGILNYSALEIYYGPENLTAVETNVSVDNLAELKEEITRIKQLNIVPEKERNYFNAAEGRNLIVIQVESMQNFPVGLDVDGTEVTPHLNKLIDESFYFPNTAQQTGPGNTSDAEFILNTSLYPVAFNPTSQTYGTKKFPSLPRLLAAEDYKSMTFHADDISFWNRDELYPGLGISSYYYGEFFGEEDVIGIGPSDRVMFEKAMPILREQHMKNKPFYAQLIGLTSHHPFTLPAADRKLELPERFDNSLTGDYLVSINYMDTVINDFIEELKREGIYENSVIAIYGDHFGLQQSAIHENDVNLVSELLGREYGTLDRLNIPFVIHAPGITDDGQTFEKTSGQLDMMPTLANLLGISLDEQIVFGQDLLNHDSNLLGARYYLPIGSFWNDEVLFIPEKDFDDGNAYDLETDKAVEDYQQYRDDYDRILQLEKLSDEYMESLPEQ, encoded by the coding sequence ATGAAAAATTCATTTTTGTTAAATTTGTCTAAAAGTCATTTTTTTATTTTTACTGGTATTATTTTTCTCAAAGCGCTTTTCTTGCGTTATCTGCTGTTTCAAGAAGTCGAATTGACTCAAACCATCGTTTTGGAATTGAGCTATATTTTGATCTTCACTTCCTTGTTTGAGTTGGCAAAACCAAGTTGGAAACCGACGCTTTATTTTATTCTCAACACTATTTTTTCTATTTTGTTTTTGGCCGTCATTCTCTACTATTCATTTTTCGGGAGAATTGTTACGTATTTTGCGCTTTTCCAGTTAGGTCAAGTCGGCACAATCAATGAAAGTGTCTCGGCATTATTAGAACCGATTTACTTGTTATTTTTCTTAGACTTGGTGTTCTTACTTGTTTTATTGGTTTTCAAAAAATACCCGTTGCCTGCTTTACAACTCAACCGAAAAATTATTTTAGCGGTTTTGCTGGTTTTAGGCGTCGGTGTATCAGCAGTCAACTTTAACCTTCATAAAGATGAAGCGATTTCGAACAATGTCATTGCGGCGCAAGAAAAAGGCATTTTAAATTACTCCGCCTTGGAGATTTATTACGGTCCTGAAAACTTAACCGCTGTTGAAACTAATGTTTCTGTAGACAATTTAGCCGAGTTGAAAGAAGAAATTACCCGCATTAAACAATTGAATATTGTCCCAGAAAAAGAGCGCAATTATTTTAACGCGGCAGAAGGACGGAATTTAATCGTCATTCAAGTAGAGTCGATGCAAAACTTCCCAGTCGGTTTAGACGTAGACGGTACCGAAGTTACTCCGCATTTGAACAAGTTGATTGACGAAAGTTTTTATTTCCCTAATACGGCCCAACAAACAGGTCCTGGAAACACGTCTGACGCAGAATTTATATTAAACACTTCACTTTATCCCGTGGCATTCAATCCCACATCGCAAACTTATGGAACTAAAAAATTCCCAAGCTTACCGCGTTTGTTGGCTGCCGAAGATTATAAATCGATGACGTTCCACGCAGACGACATTAGTTTTTGGAACCGTGATGAACTGTATCCTGGTCTTGGCATTAGCAGCTATTACTATGGAGAATTTTTCGGTGAGGAAGATGTTATTGGGATTGGCCCTTCTGACCGTGTCATGTTTGAAAAAGCAATGCCCATCTTGCGCGAGCAACATATGAAAAACAAGCCGTTTTACGCTCAACTCATCGGCTTGACGAGTCACCACCCTTTCACATTGCCAGCAGCTGATCGGAAACTAGAACTTCCTGAGCGCTTTGATAACTCGTTAACAGGCGATTACTTAGTGTCGATCAATTACATGGACACCGTGATCAATGACTTTATCGAAGAATTAAAACGGGAAGGCATTTACGAAAATTCCGTTATTGCGATTTACGGGGATCATTTTGGTCTTCAACAAAGCGCTATTCACGAAAATGATGTCAATTTGGTTAGCGAGTTGCTTGGTCGTGAATACGGAACTTTGGACCGCTTGAATATTCCATTTGTCATTCACGCACCCGGAATTACGGATGATGGTCAAACTTTTGAAAAAACAAGTGGTCAACTTGATATGATGCCAACTCTTGCGAATTTGCTGGGGATTTCCTTGGATGAACAAATTGTCTTTGGGCAGGATTTGTTAAACCACGACAGCAACTTGCTGGGAGCGCGTTATTATTTGCCTATCGGTTCGTTTTGGAATGACGAGGTTTTGTTTATTCCTGAAAAAGACTTTGATGATGGCAACGCGTATGATTTAGAAACAGATAAAGCGGTTGAGGATTATCAGCAATACCGTGACGATTACGATCGTATTTTGCAGCTTGAAAAGCTGTCGGATGAGTATATGGAAAGCTTACCTGAACAATAA
- a CDS encoding acyltransferase, producing the protein MKPLARKHLDEVQYARVIALLGVFAVHSSSTGVVSSDPESFSFLIYNFFNIAGKFGTPVFFFLSSFVLFYTYYPRKLTVGLFGKFYKKRLLYILVPYVVFSAFYFLFKAYFYQIYTDPVQMWHEFLIDIATGKAHSHLYFVFVSVQFYLMFPIILYLFQRFSVIRKYAILIGFIIQWAWVLINAFYLQVPAKGSVALSYFLFYFFGAFLGVYYEKVAAWIGNWRKVWPFIVLIVAGYLYMMYFYVNIYYEIRTNQWTGSTRTVEFAWSTHAFFAAALIFIVAHFMEFWKSSRLKKVVIEIGAVSFGMYLIHPFFLMTLERVITGGTPLIFHSWQLMILFITFFSSWLIVRLFYDFVPSSWIFFGQGNRVWNKPKL; encoded by the coding sequence ATGAAACCATTAGCAAGAAAGCACCTGGATGAAGTTCAATATGCACGGGTTATTGCACTGTTAGGAGTATTCGCCGTTCATTCGTCTTCTACTGGTGTAGTTAGCAGCGATCCGGAATCTTTTTCTTTTCTCATTTATAATTTTTTTAATATTGCTGGGAAATTTGGAACTCCTGTATTTTTCTTTTTGAGCAGCTTTGTTTTGTTTTATACGTATTATCCACGAAAATTAACGGTTGGCTTATTCGGTAAATTTTATAAGAAACGGTTATTGTATATTTTGGTTCCTTATGTGGTTTTTTCTGCTTTTTATTTTCTTTTTAAAGCTTACTTTTATCAAATTTACACAGATCCAGTTCAAATGTGGCATGAATTTCTGATTGATATAGCAACTGGTAAAGCGCATAGCCATTTGTATTTCGTCTTTGTCAGTGTTCAATTTTACTTGATGTTTCCAATAATCCTCTACTTGTTCCAACGTTTTTCTGTTATTCGAAAATATGCGATTTTGATTGGTTTTATCATTCAATGGGCATGGGTCCTGATAAATGCATTTTATCTTCAAGTACCTGCTAAGGGATCGGTTGCTTTGTCGTATTTTCTGTTTTACTTTTTCGGAGCATTTCTTGGAGTCTATTATGAAAAAGTGGCCGCTTGGATTGGCAATTGGCGTAAAGTGTGGCCTTTTATCGTGTTGATTGTAGCGGGTTATTTGTACATGATGTATTTTTATGTGAACATCTATTATGAAATTCGAACAAATCAATGGACTGGCAGTACCCGCACTGTGGAATTTGCTTGGAGTACACATGCTTTCTTTGCAGCTGCGTTAATTTTCATCGTTGCTCATTTTATGGAATTTTGGAAGTCATCTCGTCTGAAGAAAGTGGTTATAGAAATCGGTGCTGTTTCTTTTGGCATGTACTTGATTCACCCCTTCTTCTTAATGACTTTGGAAAGAGTTATAACGGGTGGTACGCCGCTTATTTTCCATTCTTGGCAGCTAATGATACTTTTCATCACGTTTTTCAGCAGTTGGTTGATCGTTCGCTTGTTTTATGACTTTGTCCCATCAAGCTGGATTTTCTTTGGACAAGGCAATCGCGTGTGGAATAAACCCAAACTATAA
- a CDS encoding 5'-nucleotidase C-terminal domain-containing protein: MKGKMFKSAVAIALTTSVVGIQSPTTTEAATGDFELTIMHTNDTHGNLDKVANRVSLVKQIRAEKPNNLLLDGGDVFSGTLYFNEFKGQADLEFMNMMKYDAMTFGNHEFDLGGSEDGHAALKAFVEGAEFPLVAANTDFSGDANMADLQNETYTADYNNGEIYSGIIKEVDGEEIGIFGLTTEETTSISSPGDITFSDYIAAAEEAVAAFEAEGINKIIAVTHLGFDDSTEYDNDQLLAAAVEGIDVIVGGHTHKKLSEPFFFTGNAEPTVIVQANEYNKFLGQLDLTFDEDGVITSQTGKLHEVGAEGVTADPEAAEALVKYSDKIKEVKNQSTGATAEVFLNGGRNAGGVRTAETNLGNLITDGMLAAAKKIDADTVIALQNGGGIRASINVGDITVGEVLTTMPFGNALAIMSLTGAELKTALEHSVRQFPEENGGFLHVAGLEVSFDPTQPAGSRVTEVFVKNGDVRTALDPSKTYKVATNTFTAKGGDGYEVFAKAYNDGRVSEPGNIDFQMFIDHAKSLGKVKPMLENRINPKTPLTDIMKDRWSYTYITDVYHRGIMNGTSDTKFTPKTDLTRWEAATIISRMMKLNPETAPKSPFTDISDLPLARQQEINAVFAEGYITGKSATKFNPREKISRAHFALMFSRVYEKVNGDYKVDQLAPYSDYGQHTPETKEAITILHNLGIVQGYNGKFMPSMKITREETAKIASLTAPHTTK; encoded by the coding sequence ATGAAGGGGAAAATGTTTAAATCAGCAGTTGCAATTGCTTTGACTACAAGTGTAGTAGGTATTCAGTCACCCACCACGACAGAAGCAGCAACAGGGGATTTTGAGCTAACGATTATGCACACGAATGACACGCATGGCAACTTGGACAAAGTAGCAAACCGTGTATCACTCGTGAAGCAAATTCGCGCTGAAAAACCAAACAATCTTTTGCTTGATGGAGGAGACGTATTTTCCGGAACGCTTTACTTTAATGAGTTTAAAGGGCAAGCAGATTTAGAATTCATGAATATGATGAAATATGACGCCATGACATTCGGGAACCACGAATTTGATTTAGGAGGAAGCGAAGACGGACACGCTGCACTTAAGGCATTTGTCGAAGGAGCAGAATTTCCGCTTGTAGCCGCAAACACTGATTTTTCCGGTGATGCAAATATGGCTGATCTTCAAAATGAAACGTACACAGCAGATTACAATAACGGTGAAATTTATAGCGGGATTATTAAAGAAGTTGACGGAGAAGAAATTGGGATTTTCGGTTTAACAACTGAAGAAACGACGTCGATTTCAAGCCCAGGAGACATTACATTCTCAGACTATATCGCAGCAGCAGAAGAAGCTGTAGCAGCATTTGAAGCAGAAGGCATTAATAAAATTATCGCTGTGACGCATTTAGGGTTTGATGATTCAACTGAATACGACAACGATCAATTGCTAGCAGCAGCGGTTGAAGGAATCGACGTAATTGTGGGCGGACATACACACAAAAAACTAAGCGAACCTTTCTTCTTCACAGGTAACGCAGAGCCAACCGTTATCGTTCAAGCCAATGAATACAATAAATTCCTTGGTCAATTAGATTTAACGTTTGATGAAGATGGTGTAATTACTTCGCAAACAGGTAAATTGCATGAAGTGGGTGCAGAAGGTGTCACTGCAGATCCAGAAGCAGCTGAAGCTCTTGTAAAATACTCAGACAAAATCAAAGAAGTAAAAAATCAATCGACAGGCGCAACAGCTGAAGTTTTCCTTAACGGAGGACGTAATGCAGGTGGCGTACGTACAGCTGAAACAAACCTAGGAAACTTGATTACCGATGGAATGTTAGCTGCAGCTAAAAAAATCGATGCGGATACAGTAATTGCTTTACAAAATGGTGGCGGAATCCGTGCATCGATCAATGTAGGCGACATTACAGTAGGTGAAGTATTAACGACAATGCCGTTTGGTAATGCATTGGCAATTATGAGCTTGACAGGTGCAGAACTAAAAACAGCACTTGAACACAGCGTTCGTCAGTTCCCAGAAGAAAATGGTGGGTTCTTGCACGTAGCAGGACTAGAAGTATCATTTGATCCGACACAACCAGCTGGCTCACGCGTAACAGAAGTCTTCGTGAAAAATGGAGATGTTCGCACAGCGCTTGATCCGAGCAAAACATACAAAGTAGCTACAAACACATTTACGGCTAAAGGCGGAGACGGTTACGAAGTATTTGCAAAAGCGTATAACGACGGCCGCGTAAGTGAACCAGGAAACATCGATTTCCAAATGTTCATCGATCACGCAAAATCGTTAGGGAAAGTAAAACCAATGCTAGAAAACCGCATCAACCCTAAAACACCGTTAACAGATATCATGAAAGACAGATGGTCATACACATATATTACAGATGTGTACCATAGAGGAATCATGAATGGCACAAGCGATACTAAATTCACACCGAAAACTGATTTGACACGTTGGGAAGCGGCAACCATCATTTCACGTATGATGAAGCTAAACCCAGAAACTGCACCAAAATCACCATTCACGGATATTTCGGATCTGCCACTAGCGCGTCAACAAGAAATTAACGCGGTATTCGCAGAAGGCTACATTACAGGTAAATCAGCTACGAAATTTAATCCGCGTGAAAAAATCTCGCGTGCACATTTCGCATTGATGTTCAGCCGCGTTTACGAAAAAGTAAACGGGGATTACAAAGTAGACCAGTTAGCGCCGTATTCTGATTACGGTCAGCACACACCTGAAACAAAAGAAGCAATCACCATCTTGCACAATCTTGGAATCGTACAAGGTTACAACGGTAAATTCATGCCGTCTATGAAGATTACAAGAGAAGAAACTGCAAAAATTGCTTCACTCACTGCACCACACACAACAAAATAA